One stretch of Muribaculum intestinale DNA includes these proteins:
- a CDS encoding PEP/pyruvate-binding domain-containing protein has product MNEESLSQLYLKDTAFQNLMQRRIFNVLLVASPYDAFMMEEDGRVEEQLYFEYVALNLSSPPRVTRVSRPCEAEELLATKNFDLIIMMPGIDLSETFEGAKNLKAINPDIPIVVLTPFSKEVSRRLSNEDFAGVDYVFSWLGNVDLLLAIIKLLEDKMNADNDINEVGVQMILLVEDSVRFYSSVLPTLYKFLLKQSLIFSTEALNEHEQMLRMRGRPKVMLARDYEEAVELYERYGKHMLGVISDVSFRMGGEKDSHAGLKLAAYLRGRDPYLPIIIESSEEDNRKRVKEFGCQFIDKNSKKFPVDLGSAIMRDFGFGDFIIRDPETGEEILRIHDLKDLQHHIFDIPAKSLFYHASYNDISRWLYSRALFPIAEVIKGHRFKSIEEAPAVRQLFFDLIVKYRKMKNRGVVAIFRKDRFDHYSNFARIGQGSLGGKGRGLAFIDSIIKKNPVCDNFEGVTLTIPRTVVICTDIFDEFMESNNLYPIALSDRPDEEILKAFLSGRLPERLIEDFFALFEVVDKPLAIRSSSLLEDSHYQPFAGIYSTYMIPHVSDRYEMLAMLSDAIKGVYASVFYADSKAYMAATQNVIDQEKMAVIIQEVVGRSVGDYYFPSFSGVGRSLNYYPINDEVPEDGVVETAVGLGKYIVDGGLSLRFSPRHPDKVLQTSELSLALRDTQTRFYALDMREQMISDFKVDDGFNIARLRIQDVAKSGALRYMVSTYDPYDQVIRDCDEGDGRRVVTFANVLQHRVYPLAVLTDFMLSKGSEEMGRPVEIEFAGVIDVNDTSKGMLYWLQIRPIVERKEIVDESILGLPDSSLLLRSNAALGHGTIENVSAIVYVKPQGFNSANNSLIAREIEKINRNFTERNEGYVLIGPGRWGSSDTALGIPVKWPHISSARLIVESSLSNYRIEPSQGTHFFQNLTSFGVGYFTINPSSNDGFYDVDYLDSLPAEYDSRFVRIVRFDTPLAIGINGRKGQGVVVRPDAGIQNDMTN; this is encoded by the coding sequence ATGAACGAGGAAAGTCTTAGCCAGCTATATCTGAAAGATACAGCATTTCAGAATCTTATGCAGCGCCGTATTTTCAACGTGCTGCTTGTGGCGTCGCCTTACGACGCTTTTATGATGGAGGAGGACGGGCGAGTCGAGGAGCAGCTCTACTTTGAGTATGTGGCCCTCAACCTGAGTTCCCCTCCGCGAGTCACGCGTGTGTCGCGCCCTTGCGAGGCCGAGGAGCTGCTCGCTACAAAAAATTTCGACCTTATAATAATGATGCCGGGCATTGACCTGAGCGAGACATTCGAAGGTGCCAAGAATCTGAAAGCGATAAATCCCGACATTCCCATAGTTGTGCTGACGCCATTCAGCAAGGAGGTGTCGCGTCGCTTGTCAAACGAAGATTTTGCCGGTGTCGACTATGTGTTCTCATGGCTCGGAAATGTGGATTTGCTTCTGGCTATAATCAAGCTGCTTGAGGACAAGATGAATGCCGACAACGATATAAACGAGGTCGGTGTTCAGATGATACTTCTGGTAGAGGACTCCGTAAGGTTTTATTCGTCGGTACTACCCACACTGTACAAGTTCCTGCTTAAGCAGTCGCTGATATTTTCGACCGAGGCTCTCAACGAGCATGAGCAGATGCTGCGCATGCGCGGTCGCCCTAAGGTGATGCTCGCCCGCGATTATGAGGAGGCTGTAGAGCTGTATGAGCGCTACGGAAAGCATATGCTTGGTGTAATCAGCGATGTGTCGTTCAGGATGGGAGGAGAGAAAGACAGCCACGCCGGTCTGAAGCTGGCCGCCTATCTGCGCGGACGTGATCCTTATCTGCCTATTATCATCGAATCGAGCGAGGAAGACAATCGCAAGCGTGTCAAAGAGTTTGGCTGTCAGTTTATCGACAAGAACTCAAAGAAATTTCCGGTCGACCTTGGTAGCGCCATAATGCGCGACTTCGGATTCGGCGACTTCATAATCCGTGATCCGGAGACAGGCGAAGAGATACTCCGTATCCACGACCTAAAGGATCTGCAGCATCATATATTCGACATCCCGGCCAAGTCGCTCTTCTATCATGCGAGCTACAACGATATATCGCGCTGGCTCTATTCGAGAGCCCTGTTTCCTATCGCCGAGGTAATCAAGGGTCACCGCTTCAAGAGCATAGAGGAAGCCCCGGCCGTGCGTCAGCTGTTTTTCGATTTGATAGTGAAATACCGTAAGATGAAGAACCGCGGCGTGGTGGCTATATTCCGAAAGGACCGGTTTGACCATTATTCCAATTTCGCCCGCATAGGGCAGGGGTCGCTTGGCGGCAAGGGCCGCGGTCTGGCTTTCATCGACTCGATTATCAAGAAAAATCCGGTGTGTGACAACTTCGAAGGCGTAACGCTCACGATTCCGCGCACTGTGGTAATATGCACCGATATCTTCGACGAGTTTATGGAGAGCAACAATCTGTATCCGATAGCTCTTTCCGACCGACCTGACGAGGAGATACTGAAAGCGTTTCTGAGCGGACGTCTTCCCGAGCGCCTTATCGAGGATTTCTTCGCCTTGTTTGAGGTGGTCGACAAGCCGTTGGCGATACGCTCGTCGTCGCTGCTCGAAGATAGTCATTATCAGCCTTTTGCCGGGATATATTCGACCTATATGATACCCCATGTGTCGGATCGCTACGAGATGCTTGCTATGCTTTCCGATGCTATCAAGGGTGTGTATGCCTCGGTGTTTTATGCCGACTCAAAGGCATATATGGCTGCAACCCAGAATGTCATCGACCAGGAGAAAATGGCTGTCATAATCCAGGAGGTGGTAGGCCGCAGTGTGGGGGATTATTATTTCCCGTCATTCTCCGGAGTGGGTCGTTCGCTGAATTACTATCCCATTAACGACGAAGTGCCTGAGGACGGTGTGGTCGAGACTGCCGTCGGCCTTGGAAAATATATAGTGGACGGTGGATTAAGTCTGCGTTTCTCTCCGCGTCATCCCGACAAGGTCCTTCAGACCTCAGAGCTGTCGCTGGCTCTGCGTGATACCCAGACGCGTTTCTATGCTCTCGACATGCGCGAGCAGATGATATCCGACTTTAAGGTCGACGACGGTTTCAATATAGCGCGTCTGCGTATACAGGATGTTGCGAAATCGGGAGCGCTACGGTATATGGTATCTACATATGACCCGTATGACCAGGTGATACGCGACTGTGACGAGGGTGATGGACGCCGAGTAGTCACATTTGCCAATGTGTTGCAGCACAGAGTGTATCCACTTGCGGTGCTGACCGACTTCATGCTGTCGAAAGGCTCGGAAGAGATGGGACGTCCTGTGGAGATTGAATTTGCCGGGGTAATCGATGTGAACGATACTTCGAAGGGTATGCTTTACTGGCTCCAGATACGTCCGATTGTAGAGCGCAAGGAGATAGTCGACGAAAGCATACTTGGGCTTCCGGACAGTTCTCTTCTTCTTCGCAGCAACGCCGCTTTGGGACATGGCACAATCGAGAATGTCAGCGCCATAGTCTATGTGAAGCCACAGGGCTTTAATTCGGCAAATAATTCACTAATAGCACGGGAAATTGAAAAAATAAATCGTAACTTTACAGAGCGTAACGAAGGCTACGTGCTCATAGGTCCCGGTAGGTGGGGCTCAAGCGATACGGCTCTGGGTATTCCGGTCAAATGGCCCCACATCTCCTCGGCCAGACTTATTGTCGAATCGTCGCTGTCCAACTACCGTATCGAACCGAGTCAGGGCACACATTTCTTCCAGAATCTCACCTCGTTCGGAGTAGGCTATTTCACTATCAATCCGTCGAGCAACGACGGATTCTACGATGTGGACTATCTCGACTCTCTGCCTGCGGAGTATGACAGCCGGTTTGTGCGCATTGTACGCTTTGACACTCCTCTTGCAATCGGTATAAACGGTCGCAAGGGTCAAGGGGTGGTGGTCCGCCCCGATGCCGGCATACAGAATGACATGACCAACTAA
- a CDS encoding S9 family peptidase — MISRIILSAAILCVPSIYAASVKSSDIAPYVYPQNTPDAPQAMAFGIDGKTYTALADGGKRLVRYDIRTGKEIATVIDVKNTRDNQIQQIAGYTFSPDESYVLVYAEKEPVYRRSFTAEYYIYEVRHNVLSPLSTKHPRQRAPQWSPDGRMIAFAADGNIYISKLDYLTEVAVTSDGAKNSVINGVPDWSYEEEFDTTCSMAWAPDNTTLCYLKYDESAVPLYSFPLYQGTCNPDDTYALYPGNYSYKYPVAGEKNATVSLHSYDVDLRKTKTISFSDSRIEYIPRIEYAPSSNRLMVTTLNRAQNRMEIYSVNPKSTVSKSVYVDESRTGWIDPMAYEGMKLLPEGFVVMSERSGFNHLYLYSYAGALQRQITSGDYDVTAYYGYDSKSGTHYYQAASTSPLSRVVSRIDAKGRVTHISPENGSSAAVFTPAMDLCVLSYSNVTAAPVYSLVTPSNGKSVRTLVDNKEYMARYPRLPRKEFFTMNSDGYTLNGYILRPADFDASRRYPVVMYQYSGPGSQEVLDRWRMDWDYFFTTQGYVIICVDGRGTGGRGAAFKHTVYRRLGQYETIDQINAARYAASLPFVDSDRIGIFGWSYGGYEALMAASEKGAPYRAAVAVAPVTSWRYYDTIYTERYMLTPAENSEGYDFGAPINRTSALDCDLLIMHGTADDNVHLMNTMQYVSVLESQGSTCDMLLFPNMNHSIYGCGSRSIVYLKMLQHFNRSMR; from the coding sequence ATGATATCCAGAATTATATTATCAGCGGCCATACTTTGTGTGCCATCCATATACGCTGCTTCGGTAAAAAGCTCCGACATAGCTCCGTATGTATATCCACAAAATACTCCAGATGCTCCGCAGGCTATGGCTTTCGGTATCGACGGAAAGACTTATACGGCGCTCGCCGATGGTGGAAAGAGGCTTGTGCGGTATGATATTCGTACAGGCAAGGAGATTGCTACAGTGATTGACGTAAAAAACACACGTGACAACCAGATTCAGCAGATTGCCGGATATACATTCAGCCCTGACGAGAGTTATGTGCTCGTTTATGCGGAAAAGGAGCCGGTATACCGTCGTTCGTTTACAGCTGAATATTACATATACGAGGTGCGACACAATGTATTGAGCCCGCTGTCGACAAAGCATCCCCGCCAGCGCGCTCCGCAGTGGTCGCCCGACGGACGCATGATAGCCTTTGCTGCCGATGGGAATATATACATATCCAAACTCGACTATCTTACCGAAGTAGCAGTAACTTCCGATGGCGCTAAAAACAGTGTGATAAACGGTGTGCCTGACTGGAGTTACGAGGAAGAGTTCGACACCACATGCTCTATGGCCTGGGCGCCCGATAATACCACACTCTGTTATCTGAAATATGACGAGTCGGCTGTGCCTCTTTATTCTTTCCCGCTGTATCAAGGCACCTGCAATCCCGATGACACCTATGCCCTTTATCCGGGGAACTACTCTTACAAATATCCCGTTGCCGGAGAGAAAAATGCTACAGTGTCGCTCCACAGCTATGATGTTGATCTTCGCAAGACCAAGACAATCTCTTTTTCGGACTCACGTATCGAGTATATACCTCGTATAGAGTATGCGCCGTCATCCAACCGTCTGATGGTCACGACCCTCAATCGCGCCCAGAACCGTATGGAGATATATTCCGTAAATCCGAAGTCGACGGTATCCAAGTCGGTATATGTCGATGAGTCACGTACCGGATGGATTGACCCTATGGCTTACGAAGGGATGAAGCTGCTGCCGGAGGGTTTTGTTGTAATGTCGGAACGCTCAGGATTCAATCATCTTTATCTTTATTCATATGCCGGAGCTCTGCAGCGCCAGATTACGTCGGGCGACTACGATGTCACTGCCTACTATGGCTATGATTCCAAGAGCGGCACCCATTATTATCAGGCGGCTTCGACGTCGCCTCTAAGCCGAGTTGTAAGCCGGATCGATGCCAAAGGGCGTGTAACCCACATCTCTCCGGAGAACGGATCATCGGCAGCGGTGTTTACTCCGGCTATGGATTTATGTGTGCTCAGTTACAGCAATGTCACTGCAGCTCCGGTATATTCGCTTGTAACACCTTCAAACGGCAAGAGTGTGCGTACGCTTGTCGACAATAAGGAGTATATGGCCCGTTATCCTCGCCTGCCGCGTAAGGAATTCTTTACAATGAATTCCGACGGTTATACGCTTAACGGCTATATCCTTCGTCCTGCCGATTTTGATGCTTCGCGTCGTTATCCGGTGGTAATGTATCAATATAGCGGACCGGGCTCGCAGGAGGTACTTGACCGCTGGCGTATGGACTGGGATTATTTCTTTACTACTCAGGGCTATGTGATAATATGTGTAGACGGCCGTGGTACCGGCGGACGTGGTGCGGCTTTCAAGCATACAGTATACCGCCGTCTCGGCCAGTACGAGACAATCGACCAAATCAATGCAGCACGTTATGCTGCATCACTTCCTTTTGTCGACAGTGACCGTATCGGTATTTTCGGCTGGAGTTATGGCGGATATGAGGCGCTTATGGCTGCTTCGGAAAAGGGTGCTCCTTATCGTGCGGCAGTAGCTGTGGCTCCTGTGACTTCATGGCGCTACTACGATACTATATATACCGAACGTTATATGCTCACTCCTGCGGAAAATTCCGAAGGGTATGATTTTGGTGCGCCAATCAACCGCACCTCCGCGCTTGACTGTGACTTGTTGATAATGCATGGCACTGCCGATGACAATGTGCATTTGATGAATACCATGCAGTATGTATCGGTGCTGGAGTCCCAAGGGAGCACATGTGATATGCTGTTGTTCCCCAATATGAACCATTCTATATATGGATGTGGCTCGAGGTCGATAGTATATCTGAAGATGCTTCAACATTTTAACCGTTCGATGCGTTAA